DNA sequence from the Pirellulales bacterium genome:
TGACGAGCCAGGAAGCTGCCCGATCTGCGGCATGGCGCTTGAACCACAAGCGACGACCGTGGAAGATCCGGCCAGCCCGGAGCTGGTCGATATGTTGCGGCGGTTTTGGATTTCGTTGGCGCTTAGCGTTCCGCTGATGGCGCTGACGATGGGGGAAATGGTTGGACTGCCGATTGCACACTGGATCGACGCGGGCATCTCGCGGTGGCTGCAATTGATCTTGGCGACTCCTGTAGTACTGTGGTGCGGCTGGCCGTTTTTCGTTCGGGGTTGGCAGTCGGTCGTACACCGCTCGCCAAACATGTTCACGCTGATCTCGATGGGAACCGGAGCCGCCTATCTTTATAGCATTGTGGCGACCTTGGCGCCGCGGCTCTTTCCCGTAACCACGGCCGCCGCAGGACATGCGGCCCAGGTTCACGTCTATTTCGAGTCTGCCGCGGTTATCATCGCGCTCGTGCTGCTGGGGCAAGTGCTTGAGTTGCGGGCGCGCGGGCAGACATCGAGTGCCATCCGAGCGCTCTTAGGATTGGCGCCGAAAACGGCTCGCCGCATCGGCGAGGATGGCAGCGAACATGATGTTCCGCTAGAGCAGGTGCAACCCGGCGACACACTGCGCGTACGACCGGGCGAGAAACTGCCCGTCGATGGCGTAGTGATCGAGGGCACTAGCAACGTGGATGAGTCGATGATCACCGGCGAACCGATTCCCAACGCCAAACAACAGGGGGACAAAGTCGTGGGGGGAACCGTCAACGGCACCGGGTCGCTCGTGATTCGCGCCGAGCGGGTTGGCAGCGAAACATTATTGGCACAGATTGTGCGAATGGTCGCCGAGGCCCAGCGCAGCCGCGCGCCGGTGCAGCGCCTGGTCGATGTGGTCGCGGCATGGTTCGTCCCTGCGGTCATTGTCGTGGCGATCATCACCTTCATCGCTTGGTTGACATTCGTCACCGAGCCGAGCCTGTCAATCGCCCTGACCAACGCGGTGGCGGTGCTCATTATCGCTTGCCCATGCGCGCTAGGACTAGCAACGCCGATGTCGATTATGGTCGCCACCGGTCGTGGTGCACAGGCCGGCGTGCTGGTGAAAAACGCCGAGGCAATCGAAGTGATGGAGCGGGTGGACGTACTCGTAGTGGATAAGACCGGGACGCTGACGGAAGGCAAGCCGCGGCTGGTGACGGTGGAGGGCGCAAAAGGCGAGGTTCAAGCTTCAGGACAGCACGCAGCAGGCTGGGCTCAAGAAGCAGCCGATCAACGATTGCAGTTAGCCGCTGCCTTGGAAATTTCCAGCGAGCATCCGCTAGCCGCTGCTATTTTGACTGCCGCGAAGGAGCGCGATCTGCAATTGCCATCCGTTACCGATTTCCAGTCGGTCACCGGGCAAGGAGTGGTTGGTAAGATTGATGGCCGCGCTGTGGCGCTGGGCAACGCGGTGTTACTGGCGAATTTGGACATTGCGTTGCCGCCATCGCTCGCCGAACGCGCCGAATTACTGCGGCGCGAAGGGCAAACGGTGATGTTCGTTGTCGTCAATGACTCGGCGATTGGACTATTGGGCGTTGCCGATCCAATTAGGGCCAGTACGCCCGAGGCCATTCGACTGCTCCACGCGGACGGCGTCAAAATCGTGATGCTCACTGGCGACAGCCGCACCACGGCCCAGGCTGTTGCCGAGCAGCTCGGCATCGACCAGTTTTACGCCGAATCTGCGCCCGACGAAAAAGGCGGTGTCATCAAGCGACTGCAAGCAGCGGGTCACGTCGTCGCGATGGCCGGCGACGGCATTAACGATGCCCCGGCGCTCGCCCAATCGCACGTCGGCATCGCCCTGGGAACCGGTACCGATGTTGCCATGGAAAGCGCTGACATTACGCTGCTGAAAGGTGACCTGCGCGGCATTGCCAAGTCGCGCCGGTTGAGCCGCGGAACGATGCGCAACATTCGTCAGAACTTGTTCTTTGCCTTTGGCTACAACGCGCTGGGCATTCCGATTGCCGCCGGTGCGCTCTATCCGTGGCTGCACTTGTCGCTCGACCCGATGATTGCTGCCGCGGCGATGAGTATGAGTTCGGTATCGGTAATTACCAACGCGCTGCGGCTGCGGACGCTGAAACTCTAGCAGCGTTCGCGCTATCGAAAGAGCGGTAAGTCTCCAGCGAATGGTTGGTTGCTGAACAAATCGCTGTACCTCGCTTGTTCCAGTCGCACGATGATCATTTTCTGCTGCATCTCGTTGGTCTGTCGCTCGGTGAAGAAGTAGTGGCCAAGCGTACCGGAACATTGCGGCAGACTAGTGAGCGCCAGCATTTGCTCGGGGCCAAGCGTTGTCTCAAATACTAGATTTTCGAAGTTCTCTTTGGGTTTGCTCGGCTGCGGACGAAGCTGGCCATCTTCAGATTCGACGACAAACGCCTGCCGCGGCTCGCCATGGTGGAGCTGCGGCGTAAATTGCAACTTCACGCGGCGATCGCCGGTCGCTGTTGCCACAACGTTGAAAATGCCTTGGGCAAGCCGATACGGTCGTCCGACAACGTCGCTTTGCCGTCGAGTTCTTTCCAGCATCAGCAGCGGAATTTCGTCGTAGATCCTGGAGGCCACCAGCTCGCCGTGCCAGCCGGAATGAAGTTGCATGGATTGGCGGCTGACCACCGGTGCTCGCGCAAAATTGGCGGCAGCTTCGGCAAGCGTTGCGGGTTGCTCAGTGGCGGTCAACAACCGGCCAACCTCTGCGGGAAGTTGCCCAGTGATGATGCCGACCCGAAAGCCGTTGTCTGCCAAGCAACGCCGCGTTTCTGGCGGAAGCGATTGCTCGTCGATTTGCGACCATGCCGCGGTATTCAACTCCTCTTCGCCCAGCGGAAACATGACCGTGATAATTTCCAGTCGAAAGCTATCTTCGGCCATCCCGACGGGTTTGAGCGGGCTCTGGTGATTGGCGGCGGACGACGATGTGGGAGCGGCGACCTGCCACCCTCGACAGCCGATCAGGCTTACCACCACGACGACGATGGAAAGCAGATTAGGTATACGATCCACGACAAAACCGCAATGCGAAGATGAGGCCGACCAAACCGATTGCCGAATAGCCAGCGTAAGCGACGGCGTGCCGTCGATCGCGCGCAGATAAGTGTGCGAAGCGTACGATTTAGCCAGCCTCGCGTCAATGCGAACGCTCGGGCGATAGCTGTGATAGCACGTTTGGGCCAGATGATGAGGTCAATGCACTACGAGAAATACCCTTGGTGATCAACCAAGACGTTCGGCGACGTTTTTCAGCGATCGCAAAGACTTGGAAAACGCGGTGACGCGGCGTTAGAATCCGCCACCGCCAAGTCCGCCACCGCCGCCGACGCCACCACCACCGCCAAAGGGATTGTTGTTGTTACCGCCCGAAGTCGAAGATCCTCCGGTGGCGAAATTGAACGTTTGCACTTGGCCGATCGTCGAGAAGAACGGCAGCGAACTGATTCGCACATATCGCCGGTCGGCAGAAATGACAGCCGTGGCGCGAAATTGCGCGCCTTCCGGCAAGGTTGTAATCTG
Encoded proteins:
- a CDS encoding heavy metal translocating P-type ATPase, whose amino-acid sequence is MNGQPQHGHENERHEHSARRAGTKVRDPVCGMSIDPANSAGSWQYRDTTYYFCNLGCLKKFQANPDAYLQPASASSPVVALGVIQPGARHDHQPPLTAILPPPSASDAGKIPPTRKPSDVNGTYICPMDPEVRQSSPGSCPICGMALELEQIAAPTTVTQWVCPMHPQVVRDEPGSCPICGMALEPQATTVEDPASPELVDMLRRFWISLALSVPLMALTMGEMVGLPIAHWIDAGISRWLQLILATPVVLWCGWPFFVRGWQSVVHRSPNMFTLISMGTGAAYLYSIVATLAPRLFPVTTAAAGHAAQVHVYFESAAVIIALVLLGQVLELRARGQTSSAIRALLGLAPKTARRIGEDGSEHDVPLEQVQPGDTLRVRPGEKLPVDGVVIEGTSNVDESMITGEPIPNAKQQGDKVVGGTVNGTGSLVIRAERVGSETLLAQIVRMVAEAQRSRAPVQRLVDVVAAWFVPAVIVVAIITFIAWLTFVTEPSLSIALTNAVAVLIIACPCALGLATPMSIMVATGRGAQAGVLVKNAEAIEVMERVDVLVVDKTGTLTEGKPRLVTVEGAKGEVQASGQHAAGWAQEAADQRLQLAAALEISSEHPLAAAILTAAKERDLQLPSVTDFQSVTGQGVVGKIDGRAVALGNAVLLANLDIALPPSLAERAELLRREGQTVMFVVVNDSAIGLLGVADPIRASTPEAIRLLHADGVKIVMLTGDSRTTAQAVAEQLGIDQFYAESAPDEKGGVIKRLQAAGHVVAMAGDGINDAPALAQSHVGIALGTGTDVAMESADITLLKGDLRGIAKSRRLSRGTMRNIRQNLFFAFGYNALGIPIAAGALYPWLHLSLDPMIAAAAMSMSSVSVITNALRLRTLKL